In Festucalex cinctus isolate MCC-2025b chromosome 5, RoL_Fcin_1.0, whole genome shotgun sequence, a single genomic region encodes these proteins:
- the LOC144018773 gene encoding leucine-rich repeat transmembrane neuronal protein 4 isoform X3 produces the protein MQQKAVNMRRSRHRASMGLPALCRWLVFAAAAPGWLLAAPNPPRERPCPQSCRCDGKIIYCESNAFGDVPSNVSAATQGLSLRYNSLMGLRARQFAGLAQLVWLYLDHNYIGAVDARAFHGVRRLKELILSSNKITLLENDTFHDVPNLRNLDLSYNKLQALQPNQFAGLRKLLSLHLRSNSLKTVPMRVFLDCRNLEFLDMGYNRLRSLTRNAFAGLLKLIELHLEHNQFSKINFAHFPRLTNLRALYLQWNRVRLLTRGLSWMWTSLQKLDLSGNELQTLDPSTFQCLPNLRTLNLDSNKLNNVSQQTVRTWISLTTISLAGNLWHCNPNICPLADWLKAFKGNKETTMICTGPKEAQGEKVSDVVETYNICAVTPSPGTSARAPLTSAFQTEPLPLPTRPGVDENRTAAPTPPQASPTVPSPDSEYVSFHKIIGASAALLLSVAVILLVIYVSWKRYPGSIQRLQQRSAVKKRQKKARESERSFNPPLQEYYVDYKPSHSQTMDVLVNGTGPYTYAISGSRECEV, from the exons ATGCAACAGAAAGCGGTTAACATGAGGAGGAGTCGACACCGCGCAAGTATGG GACTTCCTGCGCTTTGCAGATGGCTTGTGTTCGCAGCGGCGGCGCCCGGCTGGCTGCTGGCCGCTCCCAACCCGCCGCGCGAGCGTCCCTGCCCGCAGAGCTGCCGGTGCGACGGCAAAATAATCTACTGCGAATCCAACGCCTTCGGCGACGTGCCGAGCAACGTGTCGGCGGCGACGCAGGGCCTGTCGCTGCGCTACAACAGCCTGATGGGCCTGCGGGCCCGCCAGTTCGCCGGACTGGCGCAGCTGGTCTGGCTGTACCTCGACCACAACTACATCGGCGCCGTGGACGCTCGGGCGTTCCACGGCGTGCGCAGACTGAAAGAACTGATCCTCAGCTCCAACAAGATCACCCTGCTGGAGAACGACACGTTCCACGACGTTCCCAACTTGCGAAATCTCGACCTTTCCTACAATAAGCTGCAGGCGCTGCAACCGAATCAGTTTGCGGGCCTGCGGAAGCTGCTCAGTTTGCACTTGAGGTCCAATTCTTTAAAGACGGTCCCGATGCGCGTTTTCCTCGACTGCCGCAACCTGGAATTCCTCGACATGGGCTACAACCGGCTGAGGAGCCTGACGCGAAACGCCTTCGCCGGACTCCTGAAGCTCATCGAGCTGCACTTGGAGCACAACCAGTTTTCCAAGATCAACTTTGCCCATTTCCCCCGCCTGACGAACCTGCGGGCGCTCTATTTGCAGTGGAACCGCGTCAGACTGCTGACCCGGGGCCTGTCGTGGATGTGGACCTCCCTGCAAAAGCTGGACCTGTCCGGCAACGAGCTCCAGACTTTGGACCCGAGCACGTTCCAGTGCCTGCCCAACCTCCGGACGCTCAACTTGGACTCCAACAAACTGAACAACGTGTCCCAGCAGACCGTCCGGACTTGGATCTCGCTCACCACCATCAGCCTGGCCGGCAATCTGTGGCACTGTAACCCCAACATTTGCCCCCTGGCGGACTGGCTCAAGGCCTTCAAGGGCAACAAGGAGACGACGATGATCTGCACGGGCCCCAAAGAGGCGCAAGGAGAGAAAGTCAGCGACGTGGTGGAGACGTACAACATTTGCGCGGTCACGCCGAGCCCCGGCACCTCGGCGAGGGCGCCGCTCACGTCCGCCTTTCAAACGGAGCCGCTCCCGCTTCCCACCCGTCCCGGCGTGGACGAGAACCGGACCGCCGCTCCGACCCCTCCCCAGGCCTCCCCGACCGTCCCCTCGCCCGACTCGGAGTACGTTTCCTTCCACAAGATCATCGGCGCCTCCGCCGCCCTCCTCCTGTCGGTGGCCGTAATCCTGCTCGTCATCTACGTTTCGTGGAAGCGCTACCCCGGCAGCATCCAGCGGCTGCAGCAGCGCTCGGCGGTGAAAAAGCGGCAGAAAAAGGCCCGGGAGAGCGAGCGCTCCTTCAACCCGCCGCTGCAAGAGTATTACGTGGACTACAAGCCGTCGCACTCCCAGACAATGGATGTGCTGGTTAATGGGACAGGACCTTACACATACGCCATCTCGGGCTCCAGGGAATGCGAGGTATGA
- the lrrtm4l2 gene encoding leucine-rich repeat transmembrane neuronal protein 4, with protein sequence MLGWRFSCVLVQAAVWLLLSKGERMCPASCRCEGKLVYCESGIFQDIPENITTGCQGLSLRYNNLLALMPYQFAHLNQLVWLYLDHNSISAVDVLAFHGVRRLKELIISSNKISHLHNNTFSAIPNLRNLDLSYNKLQSLQPRHLFGLRKLQNLHLRSNGLRQILVRTFLECRSLEFLDLGYNRLRSLTRTTFLGLFRLKELHLEHNQFSRINFYIFPRLTNLQALYLQWNRIRAVTQGAPWTWLQLQKLDLSGNDIQTLEPLVFQSMPNLQTLNLESNKLRGVSVEVVSAWTSVTNIGLAGNAWDCRPSVCPLMAWLRTLRDAKDVSMICSSPKSAQGERVVDAVGNFSNCVDPTANVSITAPVGLTLSPFVNATSHRSFRGGAQLAHSESPEQTPPPSAIWLNGTDRQTTSPPPSPDPSTSSFPETPFEHMAFHKIMAGTVALFLSVSLILLVIYVSWRHYPNTMKQLQQHSVKHKRRKKGRKQEQDLNSQLQEYYLSYHSNSETMDSLVNEARPCTCTISGSIECEV encoded by the coding sequence ATGTTGGGCTGGAGGTTTTCATGTGTTCTGGTGCAGGCGGCCGTCTGGCTGCTGCTCAGCAAGGGGGAGAGGATGTGCCCCGCCAGTTGTCGCTGCGAAGGCAAGCTCGTCTACTGCGAATCAGGCATTTTCCAAGACATTCCGGAGAATATCACCACGGGATGCCAAGGTCTGTCTCTGCGCTATAACAACCTGCTGGCGCTGATGCCCTACCAGTTTGCTCATCTCAATCAGCTTGTCTGGCTCTATTTGGACCACAATTCCATCAGCGCTGTGGATGTTTTAGCCTTCCACGGCGTGCGGAGGCTCAAAGAACTCATCATCAGCTCCAATAAAATAAGCCACCTGCACAACAACACATTCAGCGCCATTCCAAACCTGCGCAATTTGGATCTATCCTACAACAAGCTCCAGTCCCTGCAGCCGAGACATTTGTTCGGCCTGCGCAAGCTCCAGAATCTTCACCTTCGATCCAATGGACTAAGACAGATTCTCGTCCGCACCTTTCTGGAATGCCGTAGCCTCGAGTTCCTGGACTTGGGATACAACCGGCTGCGGAGCCTCACCCGCACAACCTTCTTGGGACTGTTTCGGCTCAAAGAGCTTCATTTGGAGCACAATCAATTCTCACGGATTAATTTCTACATTTTCCCACGCCTCACCAACCTGCAGGCTCTTTACTTGCAATGGAACCGCATACGAGCCGTCACGCAAGGCGCACCTTGGACCTGGCTTCAATTGCAGAAACTGGACCTTTCGGGGAATGACATCCAAACCTTGGAGCCTTTGGTTTTCCAGTCAATGCCAAACTTACAAACGCTCAATCTGGAATCCAACAAGCTCCGGGGCGTGTCGGTGGAAGTCGTGTCGGCGTGGACGTCGGTGACCAACATCGGCCTGGCCGGGAACGCCTGGGACTGCAGGCCCAGCGTCTGCCCGCTCATGGCGTGGCTCAGAACCTTGAGGGATGCCAAAGACGTCAGCATGATATGCAGCAGTCCCAAGTCGGCGCAGGGAGAGAGGGTTGTGGACGCGGTGGGGAATTTTTCCAACTGTGTGGACCCAACGGCTAACGTGAGCATCACCGCCCCGGTTGGATTGACTTTGAGCCCCTTTGTGAACGCCACATCTCACCGTTCCTTCCGCGGTGGCGCGCAGCTAGCTCACAGCGAGTCTCCTGAGCAGACCCCGCCGCCTTCGGCCATCTGGCTTAACGGCACAGACAGGCAGACCACATCGCCGCCTCCCTCGCCTGACCCGTCAACCTCATCCTTCCCAGAGACGCCCTTTGAACATATGGCTTTCCATAAAATCATGGCGGGCACTGTAGCCCTCTTTTTGTCCGTGTCATTGATCCTGCTGGTTATTTACGTCTCATGGAGGCACTACCCCAACACCATGAAGCAACTGCAGCAGCACTCCGTCAAACACAAGCGCAGGAAAAAGGGCCGCAAGCAGGAGCAGGATCTTAACTCTCAGTTGCAAGAGTACTATCTGAGCTACCATTCCAATTCGGAGACCATGGATTCGCTGGTGAATGAGGCAAGGCCGTGCACGTGCACCATCTCCGGATCCATAGAATGTGAAGTATAG